One genomic segment of Drosophila melanogaster chromosome 3R includes these proteins:
- the CREG gene encoding cellular repressor of E1A-stimulated genes, isoform D, with translation MKTFHSLLFALILALVSLDPSSGYSRRKDERIIREYKREQELNHAKIARDLVHRANWAAVGSLSTNERVKGYPMVNIISIDDSDANNRSTGRIRFLLTDLDFTGPDWQKDNKVTLLFSDEQTLRCKEGGKDPMEPTCARSMISGQVKKMDPSDKSYQPSLDAYVRRHPAAINWVKAHNFYLCELEISNIFVLDFYGGPHKVSASDYYAVSN, from the exons ATGAAAACCTTTCACTCCCTACTATTCGCCCTGATTTTGGCCCTCGTGAGCCTGGACCCCTCTTCCGGTTACTCCCGCCGGAAAGATGAGCGTATAATTAGAGAATATAAGCGAGAGCAAGAGTTAAATCACGCCAAGATCGCCAGAGATTTGGTCCATCGCGCCAATTGGGCGGCTGTGGGAAGTCTCTCCACCAACGAACGGGTGAAGGGGTATCCCATGGTCAACATTATCTCCATCGACGACAGCGATGCTAATAACAGGTCCACTGGACGTATTCGATTCCTGCTAACCGATTTGGACTTCACTGGTCCCGACTGGCAGAAGGACAACAAGGTCACACTCCTGTTCAGTGACGAGCAGACCCTAAGATGCAAGGAGGGCGGAAAGGATCCCATGGAGCCTACATGTGCCCGTTCCATGATCAGTGGACAGGTGAAGAAG ATGGATCCTAGCGACAAAAGCTATCAGCCATCGCTGGATGCCTATGTGAGGCGTCATCCAGCTGCCATCAATTGGGTAAAAG CTCACAATTTCTACCTTTGCGAACTGGAAATTAGCAATATCTTTGTTCTGGACTTCTATGGAGGTCCTCATAAAGTGAGCGCCTCTGACTATTACGCTGTTTCGAATTGA
- the CREG gene encoding cellular repressor of E1A-stimulated genes, isoform C: MKTFHSLLFALILALVSLDPSSGYSRRKDERIIREYKREQELNHAKIARDLVHRANWAAVGSLSTNERVKGYPMVNIISIDDSDANNRSTGRIRFLLTDLDFTGPDWQKDNKVTLLFSDEQTLRCKEGGKDPMEPTCARSMISGQVKKLTISTFANWKLAISLFWTSMEVLIK, encoded by the exons ATGAAAACCTTTCACTCCCTACTATTCGCCCTGATTTTGGCCCTCGTGAGCCTGGACCCCTCTTCCGGTTACTCCCGCCGGAAAGATGAGCGTATAATTAGAGAATATAAGCGAGAGCAAGAGTTAAATCACGCCAAGATCGCCAGAGATTTGGTCCATCGCGCCAATTGGGCGGCTGTGGGAAGTCTCTCCACCAACGAACGGGTGAAGGGGTATCCCATGGTCAACATTATCTCCATCGACGACAGCGATGCTAATAACAGGTCCACTGGACGTATTCGATTCCTGCTAACCGATTTGGACTTCACTGGTCCCGACTGGCAGAAGGACAACAAGGTCACACTCCTGTTCAGTGACGAGCAGACCCTAAGATGCAAGGAGGGCGGAAAGGATCCCATGGAGCCTACATGTGCCCGTTCCATGATCAGTGGACAGGTGAAGAAG CTCACAATTTCTACCTTTGCGAACTGGAAATTAGCAATATCTTTGTTCTGGACTTCTATGGAGGTCCTCATAAAGTGA
- the Sur-8 gene encoding Sur-8, isoform E, with protein sequence MNLCSSGATASTTSLSSTGQAERSGGVPGGGAEGGGGSGNSGGGGKTSNGSAEAPTLCFAGGSGTAGAIAGTEELSNANSPANGAGGATGSTGSGQQPTGSNGHSHLHNENNANMPPETRPKMVTVKHPESNKPKPTTKKSKPIQADQDVIKALQRCRDEGIKRLDLSKSSITVIPSTVKECVHLTELYLYSNKIGQLPPEIGCLVSLRNLALNENSLTSLPESLQNCSQLKVLDLRHNKLAEIPPVIYRLRSLTTLYLRFNRITAVADDLRQLVNLTMLSLRENKIRELGSAIGALVNLTTLDVSHNHLEHLPEDIGNCVNLSALDLQHNELLDIPDSIGNLKSLVRLGMRYNRLSSVPATLKNCKSMDEFNVEGNGITQLPDGMLASLSGLTTITLSRNQFASYPTGGPAQFTNVYSINLEHNRIDKIPYGIFSRAKGLTKLNMKENMLTALPLDIGTWVNMVELNLATNALQKLPDDIMNLQNLEILILSNNMLKKIPNTIGNLRKLRILDLEENRIEVLPHEIGLLHELQRLILQTNQITMLPRSIGHLGNLTHLSVSENNLQFLPEEIGSLESLENLYINQNPGLEKLPFELALCQNLKYLNIDKCPLSTIPPEIQAGGPSLVLQWLKMHSPYRQMXDVDGVWRTVYVGSDCYYQYELQTVNQAPGAGGNGGGGAAAAGGSASRSSDRR encoded by the exons ATGAACTTGTGTTCCTCGGGCGCAACGGCATCGACCACATCGTTATCATCCACGGGCCAGGCGGAGCGGAGCGGCGGAGTaccaggaggaggagcagaaggCGGCGGAGGCAGCGGTaacagcggcggcggcggcaaaaCCAGCAACGGATCCGCCGAGGCCCCAACACTCTGCTTTGCGGGAGGATCGGGCACAGCAGGCGCGATCGCCGGAACGGAGGAGCTGTCCAACGCCAACAGTCCGGCCAacggagcaggaggagcaacTGGATCAACCGGCAGTGGACAACAGCCGACTGGCAGCAACGGACACAGCCACCTTCACAACGAAAACAACGCAAATATGCCGCCCGAAACGCGTCCCAAAATGGTGACCGTCAAGCATCCGGAGTCCAACAAGCCCAAGCCCACCACAAAGAAAAGCAAGCCCATCCAGGCCGACCAGGATGTCATCAAGGCGCTGCAGCGCTGTCGTGATGAAG GCATCAAGCGCTTGGACTTGAGCAAATCTTCGATCACGGTGATCCCCAGCACGGTAAAGGAGTGCGTCCATCTCACGGAACTTTATCTGTACAGCAATAAGATCGGTCAACTTCCGCCGGAAATCGGCTGTCTGGTGAGCCTACGTAACCTTGCGCTCAACGAGAACTCGCTGACCTCGCTGCCCGAGTCCCTGCAAAACTGCAGTCAACTGAAGGTGCTGGATCTGCGGCATAACAAGCTGGCGGAGATTCCGCCCGTGATTTACCGTCTGCGCAGCTTGACCACACTTTACCTGCGCTTCAATCGAATCACCGCCGTGGCAGACGATCTGCGCCAGCTGGTCAACCTGACCATGTTGAGTTTGCGAGAGAACAAGATCCGGGAGTTGGGCAGCGCCATCGGCGCGCTGGTGAACCTAACCACGCTGGACGTTTCGCACAACCATTTGGAACACCTGCCCGAAGACATCGGCAACTGTGTAAACCTCAGCGCTTTGGACCTGCAGCACAACGAACTGCTGGACATACCCGATAGTATTGGGAATCTGAAATCCCTGGTGCGGCTGGGCATGAGATACAATCGATTAAGTAGCGTGCCGGCCACTTTGAAAAACTGCAAGAGCATGGACGAGTTCAACGTGGAGGGTAATGGCATAACCCAGCTGCCAGACGGCATGCTGGCCAGCTTAAGCGGATTAACCACCATCACTCTATCGAGAAATCAGTTTGCAAGTTATCCCACTGGCGGTCCAGCGCAGTTTACCAATGTCTATAGCATTAACTTGGAGCACAACCGGATCGATAAGATTCCCTATGGGATCTTCTCGAGGGCCAAGGGTCTCACCAAGTTAAACATGAAGGAGAACATGCTGACGGCTTTACCATTAGACATCGGCACCTGGGTGAACATGGTGGAGCTGAATCTGGCCACAAATGCGCTACAGAAACTGCCCGATGATATCATGAACCTGCAAAACCTTGAGATACTCATCCTGTCAAACAACATGCTCAAGAAGATTCCGAATACAATTGGAAATTTGCGAAAGCTAAGAATACTGGACCTGGAGGAGAACCGCATTGAGGTGCTGCCGCACGAGATTGGCCTGCTGCACGAGCTCCAACGTTTGATCCTGCAAACCAATCAAATCACCATGCTGCCGCGTAGCATCGGCCACTTGGGCAACCTGACTCACCTGTCTGTAAGCGAGAATAACCTGCAGTTCCTGCCCGAGGAGATTGGTTCGCTAGAGAGCCTTGAGAATCTGTACATCAACCAGAATCCCGGCTTGGAGAAGCTGCCATTTGAACTGGCTTTGTGTCAAAATCTAAAATATCTGAACATTGACAAGTGCCCGCTGAGCACTATTCCGCCAGAAATCCAAGCTGGCGGGCCATCGCTGGTGCTGCAGTGGCTCAAGATGCACTCACCATACCGCCAGATGTGAGATGTGGACGGCGTTTGGCGCACCGTCTACGTGGGCAGCGACTGCTACTATCAGTACGAGCTGCAGACGGTGAACCAGGCGCCCGGTGCTGGTGGCAACGGTGGTGgaggagcagcggcagcaggagGATCCGCATCCAGAAGCAGCGACCGTCGCTAA
- the Sur-8 gene encoding Sur-8, isoform A, with protein sequence MNLCSSGATASTTSLSSTGQAERSGGVPGGGAEGGGGSGNSGGGGKTSNGSAEAPTLCFAGGSGTAGAIAGTEELSNANSPANGAGGATGSTGSGQQPTGSNGHSHLHNENNANMPPETRPKMVTVKHPESNKPKPTTKKSKPIQADQDVIKALQRCRDEGIKRLDLSKSSITVIPSTVKECVHLTELYLYSNKIGQLPPEIGCLVSLRNLALNENSLTSLPESLQNCSQLKVLDLRHNKLAEIPPVIYRLRSLTTLYLRFNRITAVADDLRQLVNLTMLSLRENKIRELGSAIGALVNLTTLDVSHNHLEHLPEDIGNCVNLSALDLQHNELLDIPDSIGNLKSLVRLGMRYNRLSSVPATLKNCKSMDEFNVEGNGITQLPDGMLASLSGLTTITLSRNQFASYPTGGPAQFTNVYSINLEHNRIDKIPYGIFSRAKGLTKLNMKENMLTALPLDIGTWVNMVELNLATNALQKLPDDIMNLQNLEILILSNNMLKKIPNTIGNLRKLRILDLEENRIEVLPHEIGLLHELQRLILQTNQITMLPRSIGHLGNLTHLSVSENNLQFLPEEIGSLESLENLYINQNPGLEKLPFELALCQNLKYLNIDKCPLSTIPPEIQAGGPSLVLQWLKMHSPYRQM encoded by the exons ATGAACTTGTGTTCCTCGGGCGCAACGGCATCGACCACATCGTTATCATCCACGGGCCAGGCGGAGCGGAGCGGCGGAGTaccaggaggaggagcagaaggCGGCGGAGGCAGCGGTaacagcggcggcggcggcaaaaCCAGCAACGGATCCGCCGAGGCCCCAACACTCTGCTTTGCGGGAGGATCGGGCACAGCAGGCGCGATCGCCGGAACGGAGGAGCTGTCCAACGCCAACAGTCCGGCCAacggagcaggaggagcaacTGGATCAACCGGCAGTGGACAACAGCCGACTGGCAGCAACGGACACAGCCACCTTCACAACGAAAACAACGCAAATATGCCGCCCGAAACGCGTCCCAAAATGGTGACCGTCAAGCATCCGGAGTCCAACAAGCCCAAGCCCACCACAAAGAAAAGCAAGCCCATCCAGGCCGACCAGGATGTCATCAAGGCGCTGCAGCGCTGTCGTGATGAAG GCATCAAGCGCTTGGACTTGAGCAAATCTTCGATCACGGTGATCCCCAGCACGGTAAAGGAGTGCGTCCATCTCACGGAACTTTATCTGTACAGCAATAAGATCGGTCAACTTCCGCCGGAAATCGGCTGTCTGGTGAGCCTACGTAACCTTGCGCTCAACGAGAACTCGCTGACCTCGCTGCCCGAGTCCCTGCAAAACTGCAGTCAACTGAAGGTGCTGGATCTGCGGCATAACAAGCTGGCGGAGATTCCGCCCGTGATTTACCGTCTGCGCAGCTTGACCACACTTTACCTGCGCTTCAATCGAATCACCGCCGTGGCAGACGATCTGCGCCAGCTGGTCAACCTGACCATGTTGAGTTTGCGAGAGAACAAGATCCGGGAGTTGGGCAGCGCCATCGGCGCGCTGGTGAACCTAACCACGCTGGACGTTTCGCACAACCATTTGGAACACCTGCCCGAAGACATCGGCAACTGTGTAAACCTCAGCGCTTTGGACCTGCAGCACAACGAACTGCTGGACATACCCGATAGTATTGGGAATCTGAAATCCCTGGTGCGGCTGGGCATGAGATACAATCGATTAAGTAGCGTGCCGGCCACTTTGAAAAACTGCAAGAGCATGGACGAGTTCAACGTGGAGGGTAATGGCATAACCCAGCTGCCAGACGGCATGCTGGCCAGCTTAAGCGGATTAACCACCATCACTCTATCGAGAAATCAGTTTGCAAGTTATCCCACTGGCGGTCCAGCGCAGTTTACCAATGTCTATAGCATTAACTTGGAGCACAACCGGATCGATAAGATTCCCTATGGGATCTTCTCGAGGGCCAAGGGTCTCACCAAGTTAAACATGAAGGAGAACATGCTGACGGCTTTACCATTAGACATCGGCACCTGGGTGAACATGGTGGAGCTGAATCTGGCCACAAATGCGCTACAGAAACTGCCCGATGATATCATGAACCTGCAAAACCTTGAGATACTCATCCTGTCAAACAACATGCTCAAGAAGATTCCGAATACAATTGGAAATTTGCGAAAGCTAAGAATACTGGACCTGGAGGAGAACCGCATTGAGGTGCTGCCGCACGAGATTGGCCTGCTGCACGAGCTCCAACGTTTGATCCTGCAAACCAATCAAATCACCATGCTGCCGCGTAGCATCGGCCACTTGGGCAACCTGACTCACCTGTCTGTAAGCGAGAATAACCTGCAGTTCCTGCCCGAGGAGATTGGTTCGCTAGAGAGCCTTGAGAATCTGTACATCAACCAGAATCCCGGCTTGGAGAAGCTGCCATTTGAACTGGCTTTGTGTCAAAATCTAAAATATCTGAACATTGACAAGTGCCCGCTGAGCACTATTCCGCCAGAAATCCAAGCTGGCGGGCCATCGCTGGTGCTGCAGTGGCTCAAGATGCACTCACCATACCGCCAGATGTGA
- the CG34279 gene encoding uncharacterized protein, isoform A, translating into MQIVCTLGNKILLICVLLGIFTIVGGQLFTLSIPKKCHDVCPMGYRVVCALDVLDGCLRSFASSCVMRMYNCKYQKDYRIIAERACEFISNDELLGMDI; encoded by the exons atgcaaattgtctGCACGTTGGGCAACAAAATACTTCTCATTTGTGTGCTTCTAGGGATCTTTACAATAGTTGGCGGCCAGCTTTTTACCCTGAGTA TTCCCAAAAAGTGCCATGATGTGTGTCCCATGGGATATCGGGTTGTGTGTGCCCTGGACGTCCTAGATGGGTGCCTAAGATCCTTTGCCAGCAGTTGTGTGATGCGAATGTACAACTGCAAGTACCAGAAGG ATTATCGCATAATAGCGGAGAGAGCATGTGAATTTATCAGTAACGACGAACTTCTAGGGATGGACATCTAG
- the CG34279 gene encoding uncharacterized protein, isoform C — MQIVCTLGNKILLICVLLGIFTIVGGQLFTLSIVPKKCHDVCPMGYRVVCALDVLDGCLRSFASSCVMRMYNCKYQKDYRIIAERACEFISNDELLGMDI; from the exons atgcaaattgtctGCACGTTGGGCAACAAAATACTTCTCATTTGTGTGCTTCTAGGGATCTTTACAATAGTTGGCGGCCAGCTTTTTACCCTGAGTA TAGTTCCCAAAAAGTGCCATGATGTGTGTCCCATGGGATATCGGGTTGTGTGTGCCCTGGACGTCCTAGATGGGTGCCTAAGATCCTTTGCCAGCAGTTGTGTGATGCGAATGTACAACTGCAAGTACCAGAAGG ATTATCGCATAATAGCGGAGAGAGCATGTGAATTTATCAGTAACGACGAACTTCTAGGGATGGACATCTAG
- the CG34280 gene encoding uncharacterized protein, translating to MKLIILIAFLALLNLAKSQNCNNDCSRIGINFLCGKTVRNGREIRCTYRNPCEMHLHACQKREEWRKDTTGRCTRDSEECRR from the exons ATGAAGTTGATCATCCTGATCGCTTTTTTGGCTCTTCTTAATCTAGCGAAATCACAGAACTGTAACAATGATTGCTCGAGAATCGGAATTAATTTCCTTTGCGGGAAAACTGTGAGGAATGGCAGGGAAATACGCTGTACCTATAGGAATCCTTGCGAAATGCATTTGCATGCCTGCCAGAAACGGGAGG AGTGGAGAAAAGATACAACAGGTCGATGCACACGCGACTCGGAGGAATGCAGACGGTAG
- the CG42823 gene encoding uncharacterized protein: MPNVIVNLSLIFLFLGGIFHLNEAQTTDCSNSCIFRARCTPYYKDLVWSVVDRVCRVFQNGCIFANENCMRANRCLPPMVATTKEECTKEIYCPRWCSRGAPPVCAWFPYTDSNGNTGGRDMSFGSRCLLDMYACRNEQAYVNEPRIGSCT, encoded by the exons ATGCCCAACGTGATCGTCAACCTGTCATTAATTTTCTTATTCTTGGGTGGTATTTTCCATCTCAATGAAGCCCAGACAACGGATTGTTCGAATTCGTGTATTTTTCGAGCAAGATGCACTCCCTACTACAAGGATTTGGTCTGGTCAGTGGTGGACCGCGTTTGTCGGGTCTTTCAAAACGGTTGCATCTTTGCCAATGAAAATTGCATGAGAGCCAATCGCTGCTTGCCAC CCATGGTAGCCACCACAAAGGAAGAGTGTACGAAGGAGATCTACTGTCCAAGGTGGTGTTCCCGAGGAGCTCCGCCGGTCTGCGCATGGTTTCCCTATACAGACAGTAATGGGAATACCGGAGGTCGAGACATGTCATTCGGAAGTCGCTGTCTACTAGACATGTATGCCTGCCGTAATGAACAGG CCTATGTCAACGAACCACGTATAGGATCGTGCacataa
- the CG42824 gene encoding uncharacterized protein, with the protein MNLTLGQSISDHADNEVSKPIPEYYGRAQQEPRRSSCKKCYPYLYPKDKYYVLPKRTGERKRHNVVFLVKDRRTGRPVKVAFRNGLKNSRNVRVLKAFNNNNDPCRAKTGRCVYRLFNRKTFRTYKADFRTGRKNGKKATVLKLIP; encoded by the coding sequence ATGAATCTGACACTCGGTCAGTCCATTAGTGACCATGCAGATAATGAGGTGTCGAAACCAATTCCAGAATACTACGGTAGGGCCCAGCAAGAGCCCCGCAGATCTTCATGTAAAAAGTGCTATCCATATTTGTACCCAAAAGACAAATACTATGTGCTGCCCAAGAGAACTGGAGAGAGAAAACGACATAATGTTGTATTCCTTGTTAAGGACCGCCGAACGGGACGACCTGTCAAAGTGGCCTTTAGAAACGGTCTTAAAAATAGTAGAAATGTTCGTGTTTTAAAGGcttttaataataacaatgacCCATGCCGTGCAAAAACAGGTAGATGTGTGTATCGCCTTTTCAATCGGAAAACATTTCGCACCTACAAGGCGGACTTCAGGACGGGAAGGAAGAATGGTAAAAAAGCTACGGTTTTGAAGCTTATCCcctaa
- the CG42798 gene encoding uncharacterized protein, isoform A, protein MNSLIVIFGFLFISTQIVATTESECPEICLAIYSPVCEEAMINGKLVRCLFSNSCEAGRSACLHEINWRQKEGKCETSPDHLCRQYLSSKNITSKVS, encoded by the exons ATGAACTCGCTCATTGTAATTTTTGGATTTCTTTTTATCTCAACTCAGATAGTCGCAACAACCGAGTCGGAATGTCCTGAAATCTGTCTTGCAATTTACAGTCCGGTCTGTGAAGAAGCTAtgataaatggaaaattggtTAGATGCTTATTCAGTAATAGCTGCGAAGCAGGTCGTAGCGCATGTCTTCATGAAATAA ATTGGCGccaaaaagaaggaaaatgTGAAACTTCACCCGACCACTTATGCCGTCAATACCTTTCATCTAAAAATATTACTTCAAAAGTAAGCTAA
- the CG42798 gene encoding uncharacterized protein, isoform B, with protein MINGKLVRCLFSNSCEAGRSACLHEINWRQKEGKCETSPDHLCRQYLSSKNITSKVS; from the exons AtgataaatggaaaattggtTAGATGCTTATTCAGTAATAGCTGCGAAGCAGGTCGTAGCGCATGTCTTCATGAAATAA ATTGGCGccaaaaagaaggaaaatgTGAAACTTCACCCGACCACTTATGCCGTCAATACCTTTCATCTAAAAATATTACTTCAAAAGTAAGCTAA
- the CG17283 gene encoding uncharacterized protein, with translation MRCRILVLCAFICLLVILTEARQRKVNHSADRRSLAVRSGHRNERSSALHGRGLAARSRNQRKRRLNAAKRSRRKRNLARKSNRKIRAKTESIVRSDSSYATLPLDFQQNFVRTTDNLRSEKAFLANRYGFSFAKSSGTATLKNTANMEYTCKMNIGTPKQKFTVLPDTGSSNIWVPGPHCKSKACKKHKQYHPAKSSTYVKNGKSFAITYGSGSVAGVLAKDTVRIAGLVVTNQTFAMTTKEPGTTFVTSNFDGILGLGYRSIAVDNVKTLVQNMCSEDVITSCKFAICMKGGGSSSRGGAIIFGSSNTSAYSGSNSYTYTPVTKKGYWQFTLQDIYVGGTKVSGSVQAIVDSGTSLITAPTAIYNKINKVIGCRATSSGECWMKCAKKIPDFTFVIAGKKFVVKGNKMKLKVRTNRGRTVCISAVTEVPDEPVILGDAFIRHFCTEFDLANNRIGFAATTYST, from the coding sequence ATGCGGTGCAGGATCTTGGTGCTGTGTGCATTCATATGCCTCCTTGTAATTTTGACCGAGGCCAGGCAGAGGAAAGTTAACCATTCCGCTGATAGAAGATCATTGGCAGTCAGAAGTGGACACAGGAATGAGCGGAGTAGTGCTCTTCATGGAAGAGGATTGGCTGCACGATCAAGGAATCAAAGGAAACGCAGATTAAATGCTGCCAAGAGAAGCAGGAGGAAGCGTAACTTGGCTAGAAAGTCAAATCGGAAAATTAGGGCCAAGACCGAGTCAATCGTTAGAAGTGATTCTAGTTACGCTACTTTACCATTGGACTTCCAACAGAACTTCGTGCGAACCACCGACAACCTGCGATCGGAGAAGGCCTTTTTGGCCAATCGATATGGCTTTAGTTTTGCCAAAAGTTCTGGAACGGCTACTTTGAAAAACACGGCGAACATGGAGTATACCTGCAAAATGAACATTGGTACACCCAAGCAGAAGTTCACAGTTCTTCCGGACACCGGAAGTTCGAATATTTGGGTGCCAGGACCGCATTGCAAGAGTAAGGCCTGCAAGAAACACAAACAATATCATCCGGCCAAGTCAAGTACCTATGTTAAGAATGGGAAATCCTTTGCCATCACCTACGGTTCGGGTAGTGTGGCAGGAGTTCTGGCCAAGGATACGGTGAGAATAGCTGGGCTGGTTGTGACCAATCAAACTTTCGCCATGACCACCAAGGAACCGGGAACCACTTTCGTGACCTCAAATTTCGATGGTATACTAGGGCTGGGATATCGATCCATAGCGGTGGACAATGTGAAGACCCTGGTGCAGAATATGTGCTCGGAGGATGTGATCACCAGTTGCAAGTTTGCCATTTGCATGAAGGGCGGCGGCAGTTCCTCTCGAGGTGGTGCAATAATCTTCGGCAGCTCCAATACAAGTGCTTATAGCGGATCCAATAGCTACACATACACTCCGGTGACCAAAAAGGGTTACTGGCAGTTCACTCTGCAGGACATTTACGTGGGCGGCACCAAAGTGAGCGGCTCGGTGCAGGCCATTGTGGATTCCGGAACTTCATTGATCACAGCTCCGACGGCCATCTACAACAAGATCAACAAGGTCATCGGATGCAGGGCTACCTCCAGCGGAGAGTGTTGGATGAAGTGCGCCAAGAAAATACCCGACTTCACCTTTGTCATCGCGGGCAAGAAGTTCGTCGTCAAGGGtaacaaaatgaaattaaaggTGAGGACCAACAGAGGCAGGACAGTCTGCATATCGGCGGTAACTGAAGTTCCCGACGAGCCAGTGATCCTGGGCGATGCCTTCATCCGGCATTTCTGCACGGAATTCGACTTGGCCAACAATCGCATTGGATTCGCTGCCACTACGTATTCCACTTAG
- the CG5860 gene encoding uncharacterized protein, whose protein sequence is MLRVLCFLLAFLSLVFATQKILKVPLYVRRSFNESEVFLARSATEGGETLQLQLLLQTHNNMEYYGTIAMGNPRQNFTVIFDTGSSNTWLPSVNCPMSNSACQNHRKYNSSRSSSYIPDGRNFTLRYGSGMVVGYLSKDTMHIAGAELPHFTFGESLFLQHFAFSSVKFDGLVGLGLGVLSWSNTTPFLELLCAQRLLEKCVFSVYLRRDPREIVFGGFDESKFEGKLHYVPVSQWHTWSLQISKSSVGTKQIGGKSNAILDTGTSLVLVPQQTYHNLLNTLSAKLQNGYFVVACKSGSLPNINILIGDKVFPLTSSDYIMEVLLDRKPACVLAIAPINRGFWVLGDIFLRRYYTVFDATEKRIGLAKAK, encoded by the coding sequence ATGCTTCGAGTTTTGTGTTTCTTGCTCGCGTTTCTGAGTTTAGTCTTTGCTACTCAGAAAATTCTGAAGGTACCGCTTTACGTTAGGAGAAGTTTCAATGAAAGTGAAGTCTTCCTGGCCAGAAGTGCAACCGAAGGAGGTGAAACACTTCAGCTTCAGCTGCTGCTACAGACGCACAACAATATGGAATATTATGGGACAATAGCCATGGGAAATCCTAGGCAAAACTTTACTGTGATCTTTGACACGGGATCTTCGAATACGTGGCTACCCTCTGTGAACTGTCCGATGAGTAATTCGGCTTGTCAAAATCACCGCAAGTACAACTCTTCTCGATCAAGTAGTTATATTCCTGATGGAAGAAACTTCACACTGCGATATGGGTCGGGAATGGTGGTTGGCTATCTATCGAAGGACACCATGCACATTGCTGGAGCTGAGTTACCCCATTTCACATTCGGCGAAAGTCTGTTCCTTCAACACTTTGCCTTTAGTTCCGTAAAATTCGATGGACTAGTGGGCTTGGGCCTGGGAGTCTTGTCCTGGTCCAATACGACACCATTTCTGGAACTTCTGTGCGCACAACGATTGCTTGAGAAATGTGTATTTTCGGTTTACCTCCGTCGAGATCCGCGGGAGATAGTCTTTGGAGGATTTGATGAATCTAAATTTGAGGGAAAACTGCACTATGTGCCAGTAAGCCAATGGCATACGTGGAGTCTTCAGATATCCAAATCTTCAGTGGGAACTAAACAAATTGGTGGGAAAAGTAATGCCATTTTGGACACGGGAACATCACTGGTTCTGGTGCCGCAACAAACATATCATAACCTGCTGAATACCCTATCAGCTAAGCTACAAAATGGTTATTTTGTGGTGGCATGCAAAAGTGGATCTCTGCCAAATATCAATATTCTCATCGGAGACAAGGTATTTCCCCTAACATCCAGCGATTATATAATGGAAGTGCTTTTGGATCGTAAACCAGCGTGTGTTTTGGCCATTGCTCCCATTAACAGGGGATTTTGGGTACTCGGCGATATCTTTCTGCGCCGATACTATACGGTTTTCGATGCTACAGAAAAGAGGATTGGATTGGCTAAGGCCAAGTAA